TTACTATGGTTTTTATTTAGAAAAATGAAAAAACATGATGGGTTTATTTTTGGTATGTATGTAATGCTTTACGCTTTTTTTAGATTCTTTATTGAATATTTAAGAGAACCGGACAAAGAACTTGGATTTATAATAAACTATAAGCCAATCAACAGTCTTTTAGAATTTTCTTTTTTAAACATATCAATGGGACAAATTCTCTCACTAACGTTAATACTCTTAGGTTTAATATGGATAATAACCACTAAAAAAATCTCAGATAAAAAAATAAAAAATAATAGTAATTTGGCATATAAAAATTGAAATAAGAACAAGCCAATAAAATGAACAAAGTTAATAATAATTATCAAAATATAAATTCTGTTGTAATCTCTAAAAATGAAATTGATGTTAGAGATCTTATAAAACTTAAATCTATTTTTAACTTAATTCAAATCGTAAAATCTGAAAAAGCTTTACACAATGAATATATAAAACAAAATAATATTAAATTTGCTATTATTTATAATTACGAAAACCCAATAGATTTTTCAATAAACGTTGCAAATGAATTAAAAAATACAAACAAAATTCATTCTATTATAATTAACAATGAAAAATTTGATAAGGAATATTTAAAACTTAATCACATAGAAATAATAAAAGACATAAGCGAATTAAAATATAAGCAAAGCTTAATACACCAAAAAAAACTATTTTGCGACAATAAAAACACAACTTTGGATTTCTTCTTAAATTTATCAGAACTCATAAAAGAAATAGTAATCATCACAAATACCGAAAATGAAATTATTTATATAAATGAAAAAGGCAGTAAAAATCTTAATCTTCCAATGAAAACCTCTGGAAATACAATCAAAGCAACCGATATAGATATTAGAGATTGGGAAAAGTTAAAAAAAATAGATTTAAGTTACCATACAAATTCTATTCCTGAATTTAAAAACATATTAATAACTGATTGTATTTTAACTGTAAAAAATAATAAAAAACTACATGTAGATGTATTTATTAGTACAATAGCTCAAAATAATATTGATAAATTAATAACTATTAAAGAAATTCAAAACCTTAATAAAACAGAAAACTATCAATACTTAGAAATTGCTCATTCACAAGACGAAATTCAAAATGCCAAAGAAATTGAAAAATTACTAGTAAACAATATGGATATTTACAAAAAAACTCGAATATATTTACTTAATTTGGCCCTATCCCTAACAACAAAATATGAATACAAAGAAGACAAAGAAAAACTTAAACTAAAAATACTTAAAATAATGTATTCAAAAATAATGTCATTGTATTCTGAATATATTTTCAAACTAAAACACAACAATTTAATAGTAATCATATGCACAAATGGTGGCGAAAAACGAATAATCTCAATTGCAAAAAAAATTAAAAAAACAATCTCATTAGCATTTAAAAAAGAAGATATTATTATATTCGAATTCAATATCGGAATAATAGAAGTAAATTTAAAAGAAAACTTAGAATTCAAAATCCCTAAATTAATGATGGCTACAAAAATATCATCGGAATATAAAGAGTCTAATCCTATTATATATAAAGAAGAACTTCCAGAAGCAGTAATTTTAAAAAATCAAAACAAAATCTTTCAATATATACTAAAGGCAATAAAAAATGATTTTTTCACTCTTTATTATCAAAAAATATATCCTCTTAAAAAGAACTTAAAGCCTAAAATAGAAATCTTAACGAGACTTTTTGATCACATGGGCAAACCAATTCCAAACGATCAAATTTTTAGTCTAATAGATAAATATAATTTAACTGTTGAAGTTGATAAATTAGTAGTTAAAAAGGCCTTAAGAGAATATCAAAGTTTTGTAGCCAAAAATGGAATTCACATTTTTTCAATCAATATATCTCCTTATTCTCTAAAATCACAAAACTTTAGAATCTTTTTAAGAGATACTTTGTTAAAAAGCCAAATCCCACTTCAAAACATATGCTTAGAAATAACAGAAACTGGAATTCTTGAAAATTTTGAAATAATAAATAAATATTTTCAAGAATTAAAAAGTTTTGGAATCAAACTAGCACTCGATGATTTTGGAAGCGGACATACATCACTCTCATATATTAAAACACTACCAATAGACTTGCTCAAAATAGACGGTTCTTTCATAAAAGCAATAAACTCTAGTGAAATAGATTTTGTAATAATAAAATCTATTAAAAAAATAGCAGATACAAAAAATATAAAAATTATTGCTGAATTTGTATATAATGAAGAAATATTAAAAAAAATAAATGAACTAGAAATAGACTATGGACAAGGATTTTTATGGCACAAACCAGAACCAATATAAATGCTAAAAGCAATGAAATCTAAAATATACTCATGACTAACTTTTATTAAATTTTAATAAAAAATTTATTTTACATTAGAAAGGGAATAAAATTAATGAGAAAAAAAATAGCATTAATTGCACACGATAAAAAAAAGGATGACTTAGTAAGTTTTGTCAAACAAAACTATCTCTTCTTATCTAAATTTCAACTTATTGCAACAGAAA
The nucleotide sequence above comes from Borrelia maritima. Encoded proteins:
- a CDS encoding EAL domain-containing protein; protein product: MNKVNNNYQNINSVVISKNEIDVRDLIKLKSIFNLIQIVKSEKALHNEYIKQNNIKFAIIYNYENPIDFSINVANELKNTNKIHSIIINNEKFDKEYLKLNHIEIIKDISELKYKQSLIHQKKLFCDNKNTTLDFFLNLSELIKEIVIITNTENEIIYINEKGSKNLNLPMKTSGNTIKATDIDIRDWEKLKKIDLSYHTNSIPEFKNILITDCILTVKNNKKLHVDVFISTIAQNNIDKLITIKEIQNLNKTENYQYLEIAHSQDEIQNAKEIEKLLVNNMDIYKKTRIYLLNLALSLTTKYEYKEDKEKLKLKILKIMYSKIMSLYSEYIFKLKHNNLIVIICTNGGEKRIISIAKKIKKTISLAFKKEDIIIFEFNIGIIEVNLKENLEFKIPKLMMATKISSEYKESNPIIYKEELPEAVILKNQNKIFQYILKAIKNDFFTLYYQKIYPLKKNLKPKIEILTRLFDHMGKPIPNDQIFSLIDKYNLTVEVDKLVVKKALREYQSFVAKNGIHIFSINISPYSLKSQNFRIFLRDTLLKSQIPLQNICLEITETGILENFEIINKYFQELKSFGIKLALDDFGSGHTSLSYIKTLPIDLLKIDGSFIKAINSSEIDFVIIKSIKKIADTKNIKIIAEFVYNEEILKKINELEIDYGQGFLWHKPEPI